A single Triticum dicoccoides isolate Atlit2015 ecotype Zavitan chromosome 2A, WEW_v2.0, whole genome shotgun sequence DNA region contains:
- the LOC119355511 gene encoding MA3 DOMAIN-CONTAINING TRANSLATION REGULATORY FACTOR 1-like isoform X2: MAAEDGARSPTRMLAEGHLRIATGGRAPADGGIAVRHIPHHHTAKKDGGKIEQDNLGDANPLPSQELGKLVNGTKKVPATLDDYRKLVVPVIEEYFSTGDVELSVSELRSLGSDQFHNYFVKKLISMAMDHHDKEKEMASILLSALYADLLDSSRMSEGFMMLLESTEDLSVDIPDAIDVLAVFVARAIVDEILPPVFLTRARALLPESSKGIEVLQVAEKSYLSAPHHAELVERKWGGSTHFTVEEAKKRIQDILREYIESGDTDEAFRCIRELGLPFFHHEVVKRALILGMENLSSQPLILKLLKESTTGCLISSNQVSKGFSRVADSVDDLSLDVPSAKTLFDKLLSTAISEGWLDASFCKSAAPGEDMWNASNEKVKHFKEESGHIIQEYFLSDDVPELIRSLQELSAPEYNAIFLKKLITLAMDRKNREKEMASVLLSSLSLELFSTGDIMKGFIMLLQSAEDTALDIVDAPSELALFLARAVIDEVLLPLNLDDISSKLRPNSSGSQTVQMASSLLAARHSGERILRCWGGGTGWAVEDAKDKISKLLEEYNTGGDLKEACQCIRDLGMPFFNHEVVKKALVMAMEKQNEASILALLQECAAEGLITINQMTNGFARVKEGLDDLTLDIPNAQEKFRGYVELATERGWLLSSFASLP, from the exons ATGGTGGGAAAATTGAACAAGACAACCTTGGAGATGCAAATCCGTTACCATCCCAAGAGTTGGGCAAATTAGTTAATGGAACTAAAAAG GTTCCTGCTACATTAGATGACTACAGGAAGCTTGTAGTTCCAGTAATTGAGGAGTATTTTAGTACAGGAGATGTGGAACTGTCAGTTTCCGAGCTAAGGAGTCTTGGATCCGATCAGTTTCACAATTACTTTGTGAAGAAGCTCATATCCATGGCAATGGACCACCATGATAAAGAAAAAGAAATGGCGTCAATTCTGCTGTCTGCCTTGTATGCTGATCTATTGGACTCCTCCAGGATGAGTGAAGGTTTTATGATGCTTCTAGAGTCAACAGAAGATCTATCTGTGGATATACCAGACGCTATTGATGTCTTGGCTGTTTTTGTGGCACGTGCCATTGTTGATGAAATACTGCCTCCTGTTTTTCTCACTCGAGCTAGAGCATTGCTTCCAGAATCTTCAAAAGGTATTGAAGTTCTGCAGGTTGCTGAGAAGAGTTACTTGTCAGCTCCTCACCATGCGGAGTTAGTTGAACGCAAGTGGGGCGGGAGCACACACTTTACTGTAGAAGAGGCGAAAAAGAGGATCCAGGATATTCTGAGGGAGTACATTGAGAGTGGAGATACAGATGAAGCCTTTAGGTGCATAAGGGAGCTGGGCCTCCCATTCTTCCATCATGAGGTTGTGAAACGTGCTCTCATCCTTGGTATGGAGAATCTGTCGTCACAGCCATTAATCCTGAAGTTGTTGAAGGAATCAACAACTGGCTGTTTGATCAGTTCTAATCAAGTGTCGAAGGGTTTTTCTCGGGTtgctgacagtgttgatgacctgAGCCTTGATGTTCCTTCAGCCAAAACACTTTTTGACAAGCTGCTTTCCACAGCCATATCTGAAGGGTGGCTTGATGCTTCGTTCTGTAAATCTGCTGCCCCTGGTGAAGATATGTggaatgcaagcaatgaaaaggtgAAGCATTTTAAAGAAGAGTCTGGTCACATAATTCAGGAGTATTTCCTCTCAGATGACGTCCCGGAACTCATTAGAAGCCTTCAAGAGCTTTCTGCCCCTGAATACAACGCCATTTTCCTAAAGAAGCTCATCACGCTTGCTATGGACAGGAAGAACAGGGAGAAGGAGATGGCTTCTGTACTTCTTTCTTCACTCAGCTTGGAACTATTTTCCACAGGTGATATCATGAAGGGATTCATAATGCTCCTGCAGTCAGCAGAAGACACTGCCCTCGACATTGTGGATGCTCCTAGTGAACTCGCCCTCTTCCTGGCCAGGGCAGTGATCGATGAAGTCTTGCTTCCACTGAATTTGGATGACATCAGTAGCAAGCTGCGCCCGAACAGCAGTGGTAGTCAAACTGTCCAGATGGCCAGCTCTCTGCTTGCGGCCCGCCATTCTGGTGAGAGGATACTGCGCTGCTGGGGTGGGGGCACTGGCTGGGCTGTGGAAGATGCAAAGGACAAGATCTCCAAGCTTCTTGAGGAGTACAACACAGGCGGCGACCTGAAGGAAGCCTGCCAGTGCATCCGCGACCTCGGGATGCCCTTCTTCAACCATGAAGTGGTGAAGAAAGCGCTGGTGATGGCGATGGAGAAGCAGAATGAAGCTAGCATCTTGGCTCTGCTGCAGGAGTGCGCCGCCGAGGGGCTGATAACCATCAACCAGATGACCAACGGCTTCGCTCGCGTCAAGGAAGGCCTGGACGATCTGACCCTCGACATCCCCAACGCGCAGGAGAAGTTCAGAGGCTATGTGGAGCTCGCGACAGAGCGCGGCTGGCTGCTATCTTCCTTCGCCTCCCTGCCCTGA
- the LOC119355511 gene encoding MA3 DOMAIN-CONTAINING TRANSLATION REGULATORY FACTOR 1-like isoform X1, with protein sequence MAAEDGARSPTRMLAEGHLRIATGGRAPADGGIAVRHIPHHHTAKKEDGGKIEQDNLGDANPLPSQELGKLVNGTKKVPATLDDYRKLVVPVIEEYFSTGDVELSVSELRSLGSDQFHNYFVKKLISMAMDHHDKEKEMASILLSALYADLLDSSRMSEGFMMLLESTEDLSVDIPDAIDVLAVFVARAIVDEILPPVFLTRARALLPESSKGIEVLQVAEKSYLSAPHHAELVERKWGGSTHFTVEEAKKRIQDILREYIESGDTDEAFRCIRELGLPFFHHEVVKRALILGMENLSSQPLILKLLKESTTGCLISSNQVSKGFSRVADSVDDLSLDVPSAKTLFDKLLSTAISEGWLDASFCKSAAPGEDMWNASNEKVKHFKEESGHIIQEYFLSDDVPELIRSLQELSAPEYNAIFLKKLITLAMDRKNREKEMASVLLSSLSLELFSTGDIMKGFIMLLQSAEDTALDIVDAPSELALFLARAVIDEVLLPLNLDDISSKLRPNSSGSQTVQMASSLLAARHSGERILRCWGGGTGWAVEDAKDKISKLLEEYNTGGDLKEACQCIRDLGMPFFNHEVVKKALVMAMEKQNEASILALLQECAAEGLITINQMTNGFARVKEGLDDLTLDIPNAQEKFRGYVELATERGWLLSSFASLP encoded by the exons AAGATGGTGGGAAAATTGAACAAGACAACCTTGGAGATGCAAATCCGTTACCATCCCAAGAGTTGGGCAAATTAGTTAATGGAACTAAAAAG GTTCCTGCTACATTAGATGACTACAGGAAGCTTGTAGTTCCAGTAATTGAGGAGTATTTTAGTACAGGAGATGTGGAACTGTCAGTTTCCGAGCTAAGGAGTCTTGGATCCGATCAGTTTCACAATTACTTTGTGAAGAAGCTCATATCCATGGCAATGGACCACCATGATAAAGAAAAAGAAATGGCGTCAATTCTGCTGTCTGCCTTGTATGCTGATCTATTGGACTCCTCCAGGATGAGTGAAGGTTTTATGATGCTTCTAGAGTCAACAGAAGATCTATCTGTGGATATACCAGACGCTATTGATGTCTTGGCTGTTTTTGTGGCACGTGCCATTGTTGATGAAATACTGCCTCCTGTTTTTCTCACTCGAGCTAGAGCATTGCTTCCAGAATCTTCAAAAGGTATTGAAGTTCTGCAGGTTGCTGAGAAGAGTTACTTGTCAGCTCCTCACCATGCGGAGTTAGTTGAACGCAAGTGGGGCGGGAGCACACACTTTACTGTAGAAGAGGCGAAAAAGAGGATCCAGGATATTCTGAGGGAGTACATTGAGAGTGGAGATACAGATGAAGCCTTTAGGTGCATAAGGGAGCTGGGCCTCCCATTCTTCCATCATGAGGTTGTGAAACGTGCTCTCATCCTTGGTATGGAGAATCTGTCGTCACAGCCATTAATCCTGAAGTTGTTGAAGGAATCAACAACTGGCTGTTTGATCAGTTCTAATCAAGTGTCGAAGGGTTTTTCTCGGGTtgctgacagtgttgatgacctgAGCCTTGATGTTCCTTCAGCCAAAACACTTTTTGACAAGCTGCTTTCCACAGCCATATCTGAAGGGTGGCTTGATGCTTCGTTCTGTAAATCTGCTGCCCCTGGTGAAGATATGTggaatgcaagcaatgaaaaggtgAAGCATTTTAAAGAAGAGTCTGGTCACATAATTCAGGAGTATTTCCTCTCAGATGACGTCCCGGAACTCATTAGAAGCCTTCAAGAGCTTTCTGCCCCTGAATACAACGCCATTTTCCTAAAGAAGCTCATCACGCTTGCTATGGACAGGAAGAACAGGGAGAAGGAGATGGCTTCTGTACTTCTTTCTTCACTCAGCTTGGAACTATTTTCCACAGGTGATATCATGAAGGGATTCATAATGCTCCTGCAGTCAGCAGAAGACACTGCCCTCGACATTGTGGATGCTCCTAGTGAACTCGCCCTCTTCCTGGCCAGGGCAGTGATCGATGAAGTCTTGCTTCCACTGAATTTGGATGACATCAGTAGCAAGCTGCGCCCGAACAGCAGTGGTAGTCAAACTGTCCAGATGGCCAGCTCTCTGCTTGCGGCCCGCCATTCTGGTGAGAGGATACTGCGCTGCTGGGGTGGGGGCACTGGCTGGGCTGTGGAAGATGCAAAGGACAAGATCTCCAAGCTTCTTGAGGAGTACAACACAGGCGGCGACCTGAAGGAAGCCTGCCAGTGCATCCGCGACCTCGGGATGCCCTTCTTCAACCATGAAGTGGTGAAGAAAGCGCTGGTGATGGCGATGGAGAAGCAGAATGAAGCTAGCATCTTGGCTCTGCTGCAGGAGTGCGCCGCCGAGGGGCTGATAACCATCAACCAGATGACCAACGGCTTCGCTCGCGTCAAGGAAGGCCTGGACGATCTGACCCTCGACATCCCCAACGCGCAGGAGAAGTTCAGAGGCTATGTGGAGCTCGCGACAGAGCGCGGCTGGCTGCTATCTTCCTTCGCCTCCCTGCCCTGA